In the genome of Xanthobacteraceae bacterium, one region contains:
- a CDS encoding Crp/Fnr family transcriptional regulator: MLKANEHPLHEIKANDVLAMNARTNIVPALPEATESQTAEGRFLPTCKGCFVRQINACPGFGIKGDPENNRRAGTLPVASVVQVVPARRPILHQREISETVPVICSGWAAVSVSVPSGRRQIVSFLLAGDPASVNYLFEPCSGRAIDAVSQVSCRKLKRADLLEAIAKNPAWVGSLGKSLGEERERNDQLSLDLSRRSAEARIARVLCSLFDRMERRGQARDNTIEFPVRQQQIADATGLTAVHVCKVLGRFKAAKLIHLDGRKLGILNRKGLQDLIEWD, encoded by the coding sequence ATGCTGAAAGCGAACGAACATCCGCTGCATGAGATCAAGGCGAACGATGTTCTGGCGATGAATGCGCGGACGAATATCGTCCCCGCGTTGCCTGAAGCTACGGAAAGCCAGACGGCCGAAGGCCGTTTCCTGCCGACATGCAAGGGTTGTTTCGTCCGGCAGATCAATGCGTGTCCGGGTTTCGGAATCAAAGGCGATCCCGAAAACAATCGCCGTGCCGGTACGCTCCCGGTCGCATCGGTGGTGCAGGTCGTGCCGGCGCGCCGTCCGATTCTGCACCAGCGCGAAATTTCCGAAACCGTGCCGGTGATCTGTTCGGGATGGGCCGCGGTTTCGGTGAGCGTGCCGAGCGGACGGCGGCAGATCGTTTCGTTTCTGCTCGCGGGCGACCCTGCTTCGGTGAACTACCTTTTCGAGCCTTGTTCGGGCCGGGCGATCGATGCGGTTTCCCAGGTTTCTTGTCGCAAGTTAAAACGCGCCGACTTGCTGGAAGCGATTGCAAAAAATCCGGCGTGGGTCGGCTCGCTCGGAAAATCGCTTGGCGAGGAGCGCGAGCGCAACGACCAGCTCAGCCTCGATCTCAGCCGCCGCTCGGCGGAGGCGCGGATTGCGCGGGTGCTTTGTTCGCTGTTCGACCGCATGGAAAGGCGCGGACAGGCCAGGGATAACACCATCGAGTTTCCGGTGCGCCAGCAGCAAATCGCCGATGCGACAGGCCTGACCGCTGTTCACGTCTGCAAGGTGCTCGGCAGGTTCAAGGCCGCGAAGCTCATCCATCTCGACGGGCGCAAGCTCGGCATCCTCAACCGCAAGGGGCTGCAAGACCTGATCGAATGGGATTGA
- a CDS encoding response regulator, which translates to MIFTAIPAAVDFMRHSAINLHETVILVADPSAYLRKIVVSILRGFGTKSLLEVDSAAGLMRAMNGQRIDVLLCDSRLPDQDGFAATVTIRRDPVSPYRTIPILIMTSDTRETSIRQARDSGANMVIAKPLSPRALYDRLAWVALNSRPFVDCDNYFGPDRRYKIEGYPGGVGRRRGDKPIEVAQETGPALEQDDIDNLFNAARVGLAQ; encoded by the coding sequence ATGATCTTCACGGCCATTCCTGCCGCCGTGGATTTCATGCGCCATTCCGCGATCAATCTTCATGAAACCGTGATTCTCGTCGCCGATCCGAGCGCGTATCTGCGCAAGATCGTGGTTTCGATCCTGCGCGGCTTCGGCACCAAATCGCTACTCGAAGTGGATAGCGCTGCGGGCCTTATGCGCGCGATGAACGGCCAGCGCATCGACGTCCTGCTCTGCGACTCCCGCCTGCCCGATCAGGATGGTTTTGCGGCGACCGTCACGATCCGCCGCGATCCCGTCAGCCCGTACCGGACCATTCCAATTCTCATCATGACCAGTGACACGCGCGAGACCTCGATCCGCCAGGCGCGCGACAGTGGCGCGAACATGGTGATCGCAAAACCGCTATCCCCTCGCGCGCTCTATGATCGTCTTGCGTGGGTTGCGCTCAACAGCCGCCCGTTCGTCGATTGCGACAACTATTTCGGTCCCGACCGCCGTTACAAGATCGAAGGCTATCCCGGCGGCGTCGGCCGCCGCAGGGGCGACAAGCCTATCGAGGTCGCGCAGGAAACCGGACCAGCGCTCGAACAGGACGACATCGACAATCTTTTCAACGCCGCGCGCGTAGGGCTTGCGCAATGA